A stretch of DNA from Acidobacteriota bacterium:
CCGCTGGCTCGTCGGCGAGGACACGTTCCGGCCGCCCTGGTACCACCGCAACACGATGAGCGAATACATGGGGCTGATCTATGGCCAGTACGACGCCAAGGAAGAGGGCTTCGTCCCCGGCGGCGGCTCGCTCCACAACCAGATGTCGGCACACGGCCCGGACCTCGACGCCTTTGAAAAGGCCTCGAACGCTGAGCTCAAGCCGCAAAAGCTCGCCGGCACCATGGCCTTTATGTTCGAGTCGCGGTACATCATCCGCCCGACCCGCTTCGCCATGGAATGCCCCGAGCTCCAGCCGGATTACTACGCCGTCTGGCAGGGGTTAAAGAAGAATGTTGAAGCGTAGACTTTTTGGTTTATGGTGCGAGCGATCAAATGGATGCCGAAAAGGGAACTTACCTATCCGTGCGCGGACATTTCGTATTTCTGGGAAGCGAGAAAAGATGCAGAGCTTAAAGTCATTATGCACTTTTCTAGAATTGCGGATGGTCTAAAGAACGACTTAGAAATCAACTTTGGTATCCCTATGGCGGTATGCTGGGAAGATGAGTCTTATGGTCTTATTGAGGTTCCAGACGGCATTCCAACGACGGAGAATGGCTCTAAATGGTCGCATCCTACGTTGATTATTGAAGAATCTGAATGGGCTCGGAAATATGCTGATCGTAAGTACTCTAGCACTGACCCAAAAGCAGGAGATGTTGTGCACTATCTACTGATATCGCTGAACGACATTTTGCACGTGCTTTCGGAAACCAAGCCCGTAACGAAATGGGTCACCCCAATCGACGACTGAGTCTGTTGAAATCAAACCAGCAGCCTATTTAAAGTTGGTTCTAAATGAGGCTATTTTTTTCTTGCTCTTTTCTTAAAACGAACGCAATATCATCTATATGATTCAGACGATTGAAGGTGTAATAGATAGTAAAGGACGGGTGAGAATTCCGGGCGGAGTTCGGCTGCCGAGCGGTCGCCGGGCACTTGTGACTGTTTTGGATGAGGCGTCGCCTGTCGAAGTTCCTGAGACCGCTTTGCTTAGTGAAGATGTGTTAAGTGAAGATTGGCTTCGAGAAGAAGAGGAGGACGCTTGGCAACACCTACAAACGGAAAAGTAGTTCTTGTCCGATTTCCGTTCAGTGATCTTTCCGCTACAAAACTTCGGCCTGCTCTCGTTCTTGCTCAGGCCGGGCGGGGCGATGTCATCCTTTGCCAGATCACAAGCCAGCCATATTCGGACCGGGCCGCAACAGAACTTTTTAACGCCGATTTTGCAGTCGGGACTCTGCGTAGACAAAGCTACGTTCGCCCGGCTAAATTGTTTACGAGCAATGATTCGATCATCGATCGCATCATCGGAACATTGAAAGACGAAAAATTCGAAGAGGTGCTTGGCACCGTTCGGTCACTTTTTGAACCTAAAGGTAAAACGTAAGAACGTATTTTCTTGTAAGCGTTCAGAAGAATAGTTTGATCGGCATTGAAAGCACCGATCATGCATAGCGACAAAAGAGTACGCAACAACTAACAATTTTATTTATTAAAATTATGAGCATAAAACGATCAGCAGACGCAAAATGGGCGGGGAGCATCATTGAGGGCAAGGGAAGCCTTAAGCTCGAGAGCGGTGCATTTGAGGGGCCTTATTCCTTCAATGCCAGGTTTGGCGATGACGCCACGATGACCAACCCCGAGGAATTGATCGCCGCGGCGCACGCCGGGTGTTTTACGATGGCATTTTCGGGCTTTCTCGGCCGTGCCGGATATGAGGCGACGAGCATCGAGACGAAGGCCGTCGTCCACGTTGAAAAGGAAGAGGCCGGGTTCTCGATCCCGCGTATCGACCTCATCACCGAGGCGGTCGTCCCGAATATCACCGACGAAGAGTTCCAAACGGTAGCTAAGGACGCAAAGGAAAAGTGCCCGGTCTCGCGCGTCCTTGCCGGTGCCGAGATATCGCTCTCGGCAACGCTCAAGAGCTAACGGCCGATAACCTTAAGGACTCGCGGAGCGGCGGTGTTCGGATCGCCCTCCGCGGGCTTTTCTGGGCAACAATATAGGGTCCTGAGGCGTATCTCATGATGCAATTCAATCAGGAGGACGCGGTTAATGGATCAAAGCGAGATACTCGATAGGATCGCCCGCGGGCGGACCGACCTTGTTTTCGATCTTCTCGCAACATCAGGATGGAACGAATCGCTTCATTCGGCCGAGGTGAGCCCGCTCCAATGGTTCGTTTACTACAACGACGTAACGGCCCTGAAAGCGGTAATGAATGCCGGTGGCGACCTTTCCGGCATTGACCTCGGGCGGGAACTTGGTAACGCCGCGTTCTTCGGCCATTGGAAGGTCGCGGACTTCCTTATCGCTAACGGCGCGGACGTGAATTGGTCCGGACCGGAGACCGGCGAAACACCCTTGCACGGAGCTCTCTCGAAAGCCGGGCGGCCGCACTACTTTTACGTGGTCAAGCTGCTGGTCGAAAATGGCGCGGATGTTAATGCGCGGACGATTCCCGGAAAGGCGACCGGCGCATTCATGCGCGACGTCCGCACAAAAGGCGAAACGCCGCTTCACCGGGCAGCCGCTTACGCCGACGCTGAGACCATCGAATTCCTTATTCAAAACGGCGCCGAAAAGGAGGCCCGAGATGCCCATGGCGATTCGCCGCTAAGCTGGGCGAGCGAGCATCTCCGTCCGGGTTCGGTGCTAAAGCTCCTCGCATTCCCGCCGCATCACATTAGCGATCTTCATGTCGAGCGAAACACTTCCGACCATGGTTGTGGTTGGGGAAACGGCATGGAACGGAATCTACTCGGAGACTATCTTCCGGAGTGTGTAAGAAAATGAATATCGAGATCTCTTCGCTGACACCGCTCTTACAGATCTTCAATATGCGGCGGTCGCTTGCCTTCTATCGAGATCTTCTCGGCTTTTCGGTGGTTGCCGATTCCGGCGGAGGCGATGACGCAAGCTGGGTATGGCTGCGTAAGGATGGATGCGATCTGATGCTCAATGATCAGTACGAGCCCGGAAAAGTTCCTGCCGAGCCGCCCGCAGCACGGACCGCTTGGCACTCCGATACCACCCTCTTCTTCGGCTGCGAGAGCGCTGATGAGATATTCGACCACCTCCGGCAAAAGGGCATCGACCTCGCCCCGCCGACGAACGCGCCCTACGGAATGCGGCAGTTGGCACTGACCGATCCCGATGGCTATTCGCTTTGCTTCCAACATCCGATTCCGTGATCCGCCGGGCTTTCGTTACGCTCGTCGACGGTGTTCAATCTCGCGTGTCGGCCGGCGCGACCATCTCGAGCTTTGTCGCGCCGATATCAACCAGCGGCCCGAGTTCGTAAACGTTCCGGTAGCCGTATGTATAGAGCGAGATATAGGTCGAAATGTTGAGAGAAGAAATGGGGTCAGGCCTGCGAGATTGCAATTCTTTCCGATTCATTTTTTGACTTTAGGCCTTAACGGTGTGAGATGGCAAGAAGAATTCGGTTGGAGGTCGAGGGTGGGATTTATCATTTGATCGTTTGCGGCAACGACCTGAAGGGAATATTTCATTCGTGTGAGGATCACAATCGTTTTCTCACGATGCTCGAAGCGGTTAAGGCGACCCTGCCGTTCATGCAAGTTCTTAAGCAGTGCAACTAGACAAGAATCGCATTATCGCAGGCCTGACCCCCATGTCCTTTGAAGGCTCGATGCAGCTCGGCGACCCGCAAAGCTTCAACCGCTACGCCTTAGTCTCCGGCGACCCGCAGAGCTTCGAACAGTAGAACTACGAAAAAGGAAAATAAGAAACCAGGCGGTGAGTTTGTGATGCCGTCGTCTTCGACGACTCCATGCGGAAAATGACGAGGACCACGTCTTGCTACGTGTGGGCTACATCAATGGCGCCGTCTTCGACGACTCCGACATTCCGCATTTAGATGAGCCCTCCCTTACGGTCGGGCCTCTGACACGACATACTGCATTGGATGAACCGCCCTTACTGACGCGCGGGCTTGCGCATTCCAGATTCGGCCCTTGTCACTCGTCACTCGCCACTAGAATGAGCCTTCCCTCACGGTCGGGCTACTGATACGAGCGTAAGCCATTCATCGTTCATCGTTCATACTTCACCATTCCAAGACACACCCTCCCTACCGGTCGGATTTCCGCCTGTGAGTTCCGCATTCATCATTCATCATTCGATGAACGCCCTTGCTGACGCCCGGGCTTCTGCATTGGGGCCCTTCCTCACGGTCGGGCTACTGACACGGGCATTCATCATTCGATGAACGCCCTTGCTGACGCGCGGGCTTCTGCAAGTTACGCTTGGTTGTGGGCTTCGACGAACCAGAGGAGTTTGTCGATGCTGCGCGAGATGCCGGTGTAGAGGTCGGCGGTGTCGGCGTCGCCAAGTTCGTCGGTGGCGTCGATGTTTTTGCGGACCCGTTTGCCGAAGTCGGCGAGTGCGGTCGAGAGGGCGTCGACGTGCGCGGTGCCGTCGGTGATCTCAAGCGGATACTGGCTGAGCGACGAGCGTTCGCCGGCGATGCGGACGGTGCCCATGGCGGTGCCTCCGAGAGTCGTAACGCGTTCGGCGAGGTCATCAACGTGCGTTTCGACCGCGGTCGCGACCTGGTCGAAAAGCTCGTGAAGGGCGATGAAGTTGCCGCCCTTGACGTTCCAGTGGGCCTGCTTCGCCTGCGACTTCAGGTCCATGGCGTCGGCCAGCGATTGGTTCAGGATCTCGACCAGCTTTTCCCGTTTGCCCTTTGCGATATCGATCTTTGTTTCGTGCAGTTCCATATATCCTCCAAAATTAGAATTATTCTAAATCTAATATAGTGCAAAGTCAACCTGTTGCAAGGTCTTTAGTATACCCTTTTGTGAACTCCGTGAATCCTTCGGTGTTCTTTTCGGTTAACAGGATTGTTTAAACACAAAGGGCGCAAAGGTTGGGGCACGAAGTTCGCGAAGGGAAATGCTGGATGGGATCCCTATCTTCTGGAACTGGCGTCGGGAACTGCCGCCGGAAATCAACGCTGGTTGCCTTGGCGGATGGGGCCTTGTGGACCGGACGTGATCCCGCCGCCGCGACGAACGGATGGATTGAATGCTCCGGCGCCGCGGAAGAGCGGGGTGAAGACCCATTTTGAGTGGTTCTCAACGCCGTAATAGGTCAGCACGGAGCGGCTGCGGCTCTGGCTTGCAACGCCGATGAAGGGCGTGTTGTCGGTCGAGTCGTCAAAGTCCTCGGGAGCGGTCAGGTCGTCGTCGCTTTCGGTGTTGAGCGAGTTGACGATAACGACCGAGTACCGGTCGAGCAGCTGCGTCGAATTTGAGGGAAGCAGGCCGTTGTTGTAGTCCTGAATTCGCTTGGCAAAGCGGGCGATGGTCTGCGGGTCGGCCTCGATCAGCCGCCAGCGGCCGTCCTCGCTGAGCGGATCGATGGCGGACGAGGGGCGAAGTATCATCCGCTTCTTCGTGCCCTGCGGAAGGCCTTCGAGCAGTTCGTCGATCGATTGCGGCAGTTTCGCTCCGTTGTGGTGAATTATGTATTGCTTTATGGCTTCAGCGATCTCTTCGCCACGGCGGATCGCCTCTTCTTCTTTCTCGCGTTGTATCTGCAGATAGATCGACGGAGCGGCGGCGAGCAGCGCAACGGTGGTCAGCACCATCATCCCCATAACGGCGATCATGGTCATCCCGCGTTCGCTGCGGCGGTTAGCCTTAGTTGCCGTCTGTGCCATCATCGTCGTCCTGCTTGGTCGGGCTATTCGGGTCGGGCGTGCGGACCGGAACAGCCGTATTCGTATTGCTGCCGGGCGGAACGTACCGCGGGATATTTGCTGGAATGCCCGGGATCGCACCCTGCGGAATGCCCTGCGGAATACCTTGCTGAAATCCTTGCGGCCGGCTCGGAATTCGTCCTCCGGGTCCGGTCGGGACTGAGCCTGCGGCGGGCGGTGCCGGGCGGAAAAGTTCAACGTTATGGCGGAAGCCGAGCGTCGTATCTTCTACGATCAATTCGCTAGAGGCGATGCTGACGACGCGGAAGCGTCCGCTGACGACGTCGCCGAGCCGGGCGGTAAATTCGGTCGGCCGGCCTTGCTCTCTAAGCACAGCGGTATCGTTATTTGCAAGGCGGCGGGCGATCATCCCGACGTATTGAAACTGCGGCCGCGGCGGTGCCTGGACCGTCAGCATAAGCTGGTTCGAGTAGAGCCGCCCGTCCGGCGTTTGGACGATGATCTGCCGCGGACCTTCGCCGGCGATCATAATCGCGGGCACCTCGGCGACCAGCCGCTGAGGGCTGATGAAGGTGGTCGGCAGCGGGCTCTGGCTTAAGAAAATTCGCGAATCCGGCGTGAACTTGTCGCCGTTGACCTCGAGCCTAAACGTCCGCGAGCCGGCATAAACGCTCTGCGGCGTTACAAACGCAACGAAGATCGGCGGCGTCGGAGTTGGCGGCGGCGTCGGCGGAATAAAAGGCGTTGGCGTCTGCGGTACGAAAGGCGTCGGCGGTGGCGGTTCGTAGAAAGCGAAGATGTTGCGGCCAGCGTTCGGAGCACCAAAGAGCCCGGGCGTGTAAACGACCGGCGTAGACTGATACTCGAAGATCACCGCGTCCTGAGCCGGGCCGTTTGTTACTTGAGAGCCAGAGGTCGGCGAGGTCCGCGGCGTCGGCGTGGGCGTTGAGGTGGTCTGTGCCCGGCTGCCGGAAAAGCTCGGACCGAACGCCATATAAAGCGTTGCAATCGCCAAAACACCAAGGACGATCGCGGCGATCATCTTGTTGCGTTCTACGGTTTGAAAGCTTTTTGCTTCGGCCATTTCTTTCTAATTCAATGCTATTGCGCCGGTTCGGCGGCGGCAAGTGCACCGCTCCCGGGCCTACGAAAATATGCAGCCATCTCGAGCCTTAGGGCAACGCGCTCGCCGTAAGTTCTGCCGCGGGCGGGCGTCGGCGGCGTCACCGGCTGGCCATAATTTGGGTCACTCGGGTCGGTAACCACCGGAGTACGCTGCGGCTGGTTTCCGGTCTCCGAGGGCGAAAGCTCGACGGAACTGATGACGACAAAGCCTTCGCCGGTTTCCATTTCGCTGATGAACCGCCGCAGGTTCTCGTACGGGCCTTCGACCGTCATTGATACATAAAGCCCGGGAAAAAGGCTACGGAAGCGGCCGCGGCCGCGTTCTTCTTCTGATTCATTTATCTGCTCGATGTCCTGCGGTTCGAGCGGTGCATAGGCCGGACCGTTCGTATTGACGAGCCCATAGGCGGCGATGAGGCCGTTGATCTTCTGATAAAGAGCGGTCTTGCCGATGGTCTCGACCGGCAGGTGGCGGGCCTCGAAGTCCTCAACGCTCGAGACGAGCTTGGCGACCGCAGTCTCGGTATTCGTGATATCGCCGTAGCGTTCGCGAGCTGAATCGCGTTCGACCACAAGGCGGTCGCGTTCGAGCCGGCTGCGTTCGAGCTCGCGGCCTGATGGACCGACGAACAAAAGGTAGAAGAGCACGGCGCCCATCAATAGCAGCATCGCAGCGCCAAAAACGCCGATCTCAAGCGGTCCCCACATGCCCATGTAGACCTTTCGCGGCCGCCGCTTGGCGACCTCATCGGCAAGTGCCGGGGCGAGCGGTGCGGCCTGCTCTTCGGGCAGCGGCCGTACGTGGAGTTCTTCGCTCATTCGCCACCTCCCTGATTTTGAGCAACCTCGGCGGGCGTGCTGAAGACCATCGGCGGAAGGTAAGTTACCGCCAGAGTGTATTCCGAAAAGGTGCTTCGCTGGCCGGCCTGCAGGTTCTGGCTGCGAAGTTCGGCGCTGAAAACGCCGCTTTCGTTCATCGAGCCGATCATGGCCATCACGGACTGGTAATCGCGGCTGAGAACGGTCAGCTCAAGCTCGGCACGAATGCGGTCGCGGTCGCGGTAAACGTTTTCGACCGCGATCCTCGAGGCACTTACGCTGCCGGGGATGAGACGTTCAAGGTCGTAAAAAAGCCGCGACCAGCCGAAGGTCTTATTTGCAACGAGCTTGTGTGAGGCAACGAGAAGGTCACGCTGCGTCGGCGAAAGCTGCTGCTGAACGGCCTGGCCTTTTGCCTGCTGTTCGGCGATCTCGGCCTTCATTTCCTCTATCTGCCGTTCGGCGAGCTCGCGGCGATTCTCATTCTCGCGAAACTGCGAGAAAAGAAGCAAAAGCGAGATGACGGACAGAAACGCCACAAGCGCCGCCAGAATGTACGGCGTGCGTCGGTTGCGGAACGGTTTGGTAGCGAGATTGAGCTTGGTTATCACAAAAAACTAACCCGAAACGGCCAAAGGCTGAATTTTATCACAAAAAATGGCCCGGGGTCTTAAACGCGGGCCGCAGAAAATAGTTCCAAAATTGCCTCGATCTAATCTGTCCGCGGCCTAAGCCCCTTGGCGAGTTCCTCGGGCGATATCTCGCGATAGGCGCAGACGCGGTTGCGGCCTTCACGCTTTGCACGGTAGAGAGCGGTATCGGCCATTTCGACGAGTTCGATCGGGTCGCTCGAATCATCAGGAAAGCAGGCGACGCCGAGGCTGATCGTGACTTTGTGCTTTGAGCCAGGGCTTCCGTGGCGGACAACGGTAAACTCGGCGTCCTCGACCTCGCTTCTAACGCGTTCGGCGGCGACAATGCCTTGAGCCAGGTCGGCATCAAGCAAGAACGCGGAAAACTCCTCGCCGCCAAAGCGGGACGCCGCGTCGCCGCTCCGCATCACCTTGATTATCAGGGCACCGATCTCTTCTAGCGTCTTGCTGCCGGTCAGATGGCCGTATGTGTCATTTACTAGCTTAAAGTGATCCACGTCCATCATCAGCACGCAGAACGGCCGAGCTTCGGTCTTTGCACGCGAAGCCTCGCGGCGAAGTTCGGAAAAGAACGAGCGGCTTGAAAGCAGGCCGGTCAGGTCGTCGTGCGAGATGAGCCTGTGAATGTGCTTCTGATACTCGCGGTCAACCTCATCGAGCAGGTCAAAGCGAAGAATATGTTCGCCGATGGTTATCTTGTCGCCGTTTTGAAGCGTCTCTTTCTCGATCTTGCGTCCGTTGAGAAATGTGCCGTTGCGCGAATGCAGGTCCTCGACCACATAGCTTTGGCCATTGACGCCGCCGCCTTCGACCATAAATATCCGGGCGTGTTGCCGCGATACCTTTGAATCGATAACGCGGACATCAGCCTCGAGCGCGCGGCCGAGAATCACCTCCTCGCGGTCGAGCGGGATCGGCGCGGCGATAAGTTCGCCCGATAAAAACACGAGTGCCGGGCGGAGGTCGCGGGTAGAGCGTTCAGGACTTTGCATCAAAAAAGCAGGGCGGGCAGAAAGGCCCGCTCTCTAAGCATAATCGAATTTGCCATCCGGTTTCCACATTTTTCGGTCGGAAAAGCAGAAAATCTTGTTTCGCGGCAGCATTTAGCATTTGTCCGCGGGAAAAGTTAGCATATGAAGGCTTGCGGATACTCATCGTAAAACTAAGTTCGATCGGAGATATCGTCCATGCCATGCCGGCGGCGGCGGAGATCAAGAAACATTTCCCCGATTCGGTACTCGGCTGGGCGGTTGAGGAGCGGTTTGCCGCGATGCTCGAAGGGAACCCGTACCTCGACCGGATCGTCAGGCTCGACACGCGGTCGCTCCGCGGCGGGAAAGTGATAGACGAGATATTTCTCGATATCGCCCGGCAATCGAAAGAGCTTCGGCGCGGCGAGTGGGAAATGGCGATCGATCTGCAAGGGCTTTTGAAGTCGGCAACGATCGCCCGCATTTCCGGTGCAAAGAAGCGTTGGGGATTTTCGCAAAGCGGCCTTCGCGAGCCGGCGGCACGAGTGCTTTACACCGATTCCGCAAAGCTTCCGGAAAGGCAAAATATCATTGAAAAGAATCTCGGGCTTGTCCGTGCGGCTTTGGGAATCGATGCGGCAACAGGTCCGCTCGACTACGGTATTACACCGTCCGCGCAGGATATACAGCAAGCCGATCAGGCGGTGGAGAGTTTTGGCGGGCCGTTCGTACTGCTCAATCCGGCGGGCGGTTGGGTGACAAAACTTTGGCCGGCTGAGAAGTACGGGCAGCTTGCCGACCGCATTTCAGATGAACTGGGGCTGGTGCCCGTCATTACCGCCGGCCCGGGAGATGAGGAACTCGTCGCCCGAACGGTTGCTACATCGGCCAGCGGAAAGCTGAGAACGATCGAGCTTCCGCTAAAGGCATTTTACGAAACAGCCCGGCTGGCCGAGGCTTATGTCGGCGGCGATACGGGCCCGACGCACATTGCCGCCGCGGCCGGGACGCCGATCGTCGGCATTTTCGGCCCGACCGAATGGTGGCGGAACGGAACGCTGAACCCCAACGACATCTGCGTTGAGCGGACGGACATCGACTGCCGTATTGATTGCCACCGGCGGACGTGCGGCAACTGGATATGTATGGACATTTCGGTCGAGACCGTTTTCGAAGCTCTCAAGAAACGGCTCGCTTCGGGAAGTGGATAGTTGATAATGGATAGTGGACAATTGGGAGTTACGGAATCGTCCTTCTTCTAATTTTTTTGGAATGGCCTCAAGCAAAAAACGACTTCTTCAAAGGATGCGCGTGCCGCTCGGCTTTGCGTTCGCGTTCCTGTTTATTTACTTCGCAGCTCCGACGCCGCTTTCGATCGGCATCGGTGGTGCGATCGCGATCTGCGGGCTGTTGATAAGGGCGTGGTCGGCGGGCCATATCGTGAAATACGAAAAGCTGGCGACGACCGGGCCCTATTCACATTCGCGAAATCCGCTTTACCTCGGCAGCTTCATACTGGCGGTCGGGTTTACGATCGCGTCGGGCGTTTGGTGGCTTGCTTTGCTGGCGGCGGGGCTCTTCCTGGGCATCTATTTGCCGGTGATGCGCGTCGAAGAGGGTGACCTGAAGAAACGCTTCGGAGCTGATTTTGATGAATTTGCCAGGAATGTACCGCTTTTTCTGCCGCGATTGACTAGGTGGAAAAAGATGGACGCGGGCTTCGACTTTCAGCTATACTTGAAGCATCGGGAATATCAGGCGGCGATCGGAGTTTTGCTCGGACTTGCCGCCCTTGTCGCTAAGATGTATTTCGTTTGGCCGGTTTGAATGAAGGGAAGTTTGCGAACAATTTTATTGACCGTTGCGGCGTCGCTTTTAGTTGGCGTCACGGCAGTCATTGCGCAGCCGAATGGCGTGAACGGCGTTACCGCCACACGGCCGGCGGCTGCGAGCCTGCCATTTAAGACCGGCGAGACGCTTACCTACGAAGGAAAGCTTAATAAGATCATCCGGGGCATCTCGGTCGCAGAGCTGGTCTTCACAGTTGGCGAAACGACGGATGGAACCGACTTTTTGATCAATGCTGAAGCCCGGTCAAAGGGCACACTTCTAAAACTTTTCCGTTTCAGCTTTTTGCAGAAGATCGACACGACGGTCGAGCGAGAAGGATTTTACGCTCACAGGACCGTTAAACACGACGTTCAGAAGGATCGCGTTCGCAACAGCGAAGCGTTTTTCGATTACACCGAGCGCCGCGTTACATATACAGAGACCGACCCGAAAGAACCGATGAGGCCGCCGCGCCGCATCGCTTCTGACCTTGAAAGCGAGTCCCACGACCTAGTTTCGGGCATTTACAGCCTGCGGCTTAGGGAGTTAAAGGTCGGCGATGCCTTCATGATGCCGATCAGCGATTCCGGGCTTGTTTATCAAATTCCTGTCCGCGTGACCGGCCGCGAGCAGCAGAAGACAATTTTCGGCAAAGTCTGGTGCCTTAAGATCGAACCGGAGGTCTTTGGCCCGGAGCGAATGATCGAACGCGAAGGCTCGATGGAGATCTGGGTGACTGACGATGCCCGGCGTATTCCGGTGCGTTCGCGGGTGAAATCGAATTTCGGAACGCTCGAAATACGCCTCCGTGCTGCCAGTAACACGCTTCCCGCCAAGGCCGCAAAGTCCGGAAAATAACCCCGAGTTAACACAGGCTTTACGCCCTTCGGCTTGTTTACCCCCTCGAAACAAAGGATAATCCTCGTTTATGCGACGACCGCCTCGGGCGGCTTATTGTTATGAGCGAAGAGAAGAAAGAAACAGCAGCCGCGGAAGACACTTTAGAGTTCGTCCTCGATGAGATGGACTCGCCGAATTCGGGCGAATTTGTGGAGCAGGCCGAAGAGAAAGCAGCCGAAGCAGCACCTTCGGAGACGGACGAAGCAGAAGCCGAGGAACTGGACGAGGAGAAG
This window harbors:
- a CDS encoding type II toxin-antitoxin system PemK/MazF family toxin, which encodes MATPTNGKVVLVRFPFSDLSATKLRPALVLAQAGRGDVILCQITSQPYSDRAATELFNADFAVGTLRRQSYVRPAKLFTSNDSIIDRIIGTLKDEKFEEVLGTVRSLFEPKGKT
- a CDS encoding OsmC family protein, producing MSIKRSADAKWAGSIIEGKGSLKLESGAFEGPYSFNARFGDDATMTNPEELIAAAHAGCFTMAFSGFLGRAGYEATSIETKAVVHVEKEEAGFSIPRIDLITEAVVPNITDEEFQTVAKDAKEKCPVSRVLAGAEISLSATLKS
- a CDS encoding VOC family protein, with the protein product MNIEISSLTPLLQIFNMRRSLAFYRDLLGFSVVADSGGGDDASWVWLRKDGCDLMLNDQYEPGKVPAEPPAARTAWHSDTTLFFGCESADEIFDHLRQKGIDLAPPTNAPYGMRQLALTDPDGYSLCFQHPIP
- the dps gene encoding DNA starvation/stationary phase protection protein Dps, which produces MELHETKIDIAKGKREKLVEILNQSLADAMDLKSQAKQAHWNVKGGNFIALHELFDQVATAVETHVDDLAERVTTLGGTAMGTVRIAGERSSLSQYPLEITDGTAHVDALSTALADFGKRVRKNIDATDELGDADTADLYTGISRSIDKLLWFVEAHNQA
- a CDS encoding type II secretion system protein, encoding MAQTATKANRRSERGMTMIAVMGMMVLTTVALLAAAPSIYLQIQREKEEEAIRRGEEIAEAIKQYIIHHNGAKLPQSIDELLEGLPQGTKKRMILRPSSAIDPLSEDGRWRLIEADPQTIARFAKRIQDYNNGLLPSNSTQLLDRYSVVIVNSLNTESDDDLTAPEDFDDSTDNTPFIGVASQSRSRSVLTYYGVENHSKWVFTPLFRGAGAFNPSVRRGGGITSGPQGPIRQGNQR
- a CDS encoding GGDEF domain-containing protein; its protein translation is MQSPERSTRDLRPALVFLSGELIAAPIPLDREEVILGRALEADVRVIDSKVSRQHARIFMVEGGGVNGQSYVVEDLHSRNGTFLNGRKIEKETLQNGDKITIGEHILRFDLLDEVDREYQKHIHRLISHDDLTGLLSSRSFFSELRREASRAKTEARPFCVLMMDVDHFKLVNDTYGHLTGSKTLEEIGALIIKVMRSGDAASRFGGEEFSAFLLDADLAQGIVAAERVRSEVEDAEFTVVRHGSPGSKHKVTISLGVACFPDDSSDPIELVEMADTALYRAKREGRNRVCAYREISPEELAKGLRPRTD
- the waaC gene encoding lipopolysaccharide heptosyltransferase I; this encodes MRILIVKLSSIGDIVHAMPAAAEIKKHFPDSVLGWAVEERFAAMLEGNPYLDRIVRLDTRSLRGGKVIDEIFLDIARQSKELRRGEWEMAIDLQGLLKSATIARISGAKKRWGFSQSGLREPAARVLYTDSAKLPERQNIIEKNLGLVRAALGIDAATGPLDYGITPSAQDIQQADQAVESFGGPFVLLNPAGGWVTKLWPAEKYGQLADRISDELGLVPVITAGPGDEELVARTVATSASGKLRTIELPLKAFYETARLAEAYVGGDTGPTHIAAAAGTPIVGIFGPTEWWRNGTLNPNDICVERTDIDCRIDCHRRTCGNWICMDISVETVFEALKKRLASGSG
- a CDS encoding isoprenylcysteine carboxylmethyltransferase family protein is translated as MASSKKRLLQRMRVPLGFAFAFLFIYFAAPTPLSIGIGGAIAICGLLIRAWSAGHIVKYEKLATTGPYSHSRNPLYLGSFILAVGFTIASGVWWLALLAAGLFLGIYLPVMRVEEGDLKKRFGADFDEFARNVPLFLPRLTRWKKMDAGFDFQLYLKHREYQAAIGVLLGLAALVAKMYFVWPV
- a CDS encoding DUF3108 domain-containing protein; amino-acid sequence: MRTILLTVAASLLVGVTAVIAQPNGVNGVTATRPAAASLPFKTGETLTYEGKLNKIIRGISVAELVFTVGETTDGTDFLINAEARSKGTLLKLFRFSFLQKIDTTVEREGFYAHRTVKHDVQKDRVRNSEAFFDYTERRVTYTETDPKEPMRPPRRIASDLESESHDLVSGIYSLRLRELKVGDAFMMPISDSGLVYQIPVRVTGREQQKTIFGKVWCLKIEPEVFGPERMIEREGSMEIWVTDDARRIPVRSRVKSNFGTLEIRLRAASNTLPAKAAKSGK